gaattattatTGGGCTAgaacaggaaagtttgggcatatttgagcaatatatgacccaaagaaattatgagaattatttgcgaatttttgggtggacaaaaatataggttgcttcacaacctagggcagatagggttattcctttaatagaaaaaaagaattttccctagaaaaagaaattagggtttggtcaagcaatggagtgacatgatcttggcaagattttgagaatgatgagccacttgggaggggaaatgaggatgatttcccaggtgacaaggccacagaaccactccaagaagaaaaattagagcaaaaaccaataaatcagaagaaaaagaaaagggccaaaatccaggctattacaacccccaaggcgcaaatatgaggatcggtattggcaaagtgagaattttaatgcaacatattcatatccttattttggtcTGCCAATGCCGTGGGTGCCTCCTTATgctcatatagaatcatatccatcatgggacaggtatgatacaagggcacattctccatcttattttagaccatctcaccaacatTATGCAGCTTCGAGAGGATCAACATTTAAACAATcatatgttaaagaccgtttcaatcataaggaattggTCCAGaactcaaggaagaagaacgaggtggtgaagcaagtttaccgtgttaaaagatatggtcgtaagagtgcaacttcatATTTGATCTCAAATGCAAAAGAGCCAATtgaagtgttgacattggctattaaaggcaatgagacgaagcaaccaattattgatAGTCAAAGtgtcaaatctgaagaaaagaagttgagagtgcacaaggtaaaacaagaattgcattgcttcaaacaaaatcgcagccggggtgcccactcggcttatcatattggcagaagaagaaattacaaaaacttagtgcacaagaacttgaagaaaggaacatggcattggttcccaaaggaagtgctccaaataagaattatgtgcaagcttccattacaagaagtgcggcaaaggtgaagaaggaaaagagtgaaaactatgaaggaccaagccgaaggtttcagcaTCTTCGGCCTACATATTATCCATATTtttcaactatgccattaacgcctatgccatggaattcgtcatcaggtatgattggtaaccctcaatgggcttatttcaatccatggatgcaatataatttcttacatcatgaaagggtattaccaagtcactatacatttgattagctccaagtttgttgctgatccaaagggccgaaatagttgatttgtcatttcatttgtttatttcggctatatgtgctttgaatggagtttacatggtaatggccgatatttatctatcgtcctaagagtatgCCAATGCATGGCCtgtgtagtattctaacatcgtccttagtttgattggagagcgagacaaggtacgttctcatggaaatttatatgtatacctatattatgattgaatggagttgagacatcatTGAATATatgttgcatagaccaattcatagttgcagaattggctagtgggcttatactttgtttagatatgatttggcttatgcatctttgagatctataagaggccaaatcatagctgattttattactgaacatcggattaatgacatgcataatattgatattagccttgtctctctagtactatggggattatgttttgatggttcaattcgTAGCAATGGCCaatgtgttggtgttgtttatatatctccttatggtactattttttgaagcctcatgccgcttagaatatttttatgcatgattaatcaaagccgaatatgcattgttattcggattgactcttttacttgctataggtgctatacatattgaggcttttggtgattcgttatgagtagtgcaacaaatatccaacgGTTAttaatgttttgacgaatcacttatagtttatcttagggtatgtctagatgcaaaatttaccttgggttgcattaaaattgttcatatatttagacatgacaattcgaaagagttggcacagcaagcattcGGCTACTATGTTAATGAATAGCCGATGCTTTGTCTTGTCAACATAGGTACGGCTGAACCGAAGTCCacagcttcggccactaatgaaatttttatgcaggcaaaagtaaggattggagaaagttttttgttgattatctacaaaatcctagaaaaagggtgaacaatatggtttagaggatgaccttgagatacatatctatggaactttatcatcggattgttaatgaagttgagaaggtttcgcccaagtttgcatcaaggattCAAAAATAATAATGGCCGATATATAATTACCGCCCTAagcatataaatggccgatggagtgttgacatcgtccttagaaccaacacggtacaagttatttttcggcacgctagctttgccgaaaaacagggggcgtGTGtcgacgctcaaaagtggcacgattataaagagtagcttgaagctatgtcaagattaattcaaacttaattattgaaagtcaccatgagatggctctctttgagaagatcaagatggatatgaagatggtctaaaatagAGCtcagatgcaaaagttatgaccaGTTCAGAGATGcgcatgttgacaccagattaaagaatggcttTAAACCCAATTAAGATGGCATCAAATGgaaaagtttcaacatgaaagttgtgtgtCTCGTtgaaacggtcgattttgatataaaaatcatctcaatccgagttcgtatgcaaaagttagagcaatacTTTGCGGACCGGTCCTCAGTGAAAAAGTGACGCGAGGGACCAGACACCCACCTAGGTGATGTCTGATGAGTCATGTGAGTTATtcggcctttgccggctgaatgaaGCTTGCCGACCGAGTAAAAAGCTTGCCGGCACAATGAAAAGCTTGctggcgtggaaagcttgccggcacGAAAAGCTTGCCGGCAtggaagcttgccggtgtgaaagcttgccggggtgaaaccttgcttggaagcttgccggtgtgaaaccTTACCtggaagcttgccggtgtgaaagcttgccgggtGGAAACCTTACCGGTTTGAAAGCTTGCCGGGGTGGAAACCTTGCCGGTgtggaaagcttgccggggtgGAAACCTTGCCGGCATGGAAAGCTTGCCGGAAAAAGCTGGCCGGAAAAGTGGAGGCTGTCAAAGTCAATCCGACCAGAAGTTGGAGATGGGCTCAAAAGGTTATTcagatgacctcggatggaaaagtgTTCTACATGGAAGTTGTGCGTAtcgtcgaaacggtcaactttgcttttggagtaATCATCGTCGGAGATATTATACGGCCTACAAAGTTGTTACAAGACTCGGACAGTTCAGAAAACTGCATAATTGAATCCGATCCACAGTTAAAGATGGGCCCTAAAAGTCATAAAGATGGCCTTAAAGGGGGAAGTGACCCGTGTAGTATTATGCAGATCATCGAGGCGGACAAGTTTGATGTTGAGCTCGActccatccgagttagtatgcgaTTTCTAAGGCCCGCGCAAGAAGCATGACAGAAGTATGGGAcagattcgggctgaatccgagTTGGACTGAAACTAGAActgtaggacgtgaattgatgtaattttcttgtaagcaaagcctagatgaatcctttacttgtacgggaagtccagtcgcctcttatatatgttaggggtgacggccaattgaaacaacacacaatcaaacaaatcatctaccactttttatcttttatcttttctccttaaccctagtttttcttcttcctcgttcttcatcTGTTCTTCTTGTTCCAGGGCGGCGAACCtcaaggccctaggggcgatcaggtccacctagggcagcccatagccgccgcgtgccctgacggggtccctctcgggtgtgtggggtttcgggtctacaaaagcgcccgccagattgcttgcgtaccgcacttccggacgggtctccttcgacgtgagctgcggtgcatcacccccggcgtcaagGGTACACgttgacgtgttcgtgtgcgaacaccccccaagctccattgttgctcacagGCTCATTCTTGCCGATCTCtcttcctagccaatcaaacttgttgattctttagggattacTTGAGAATGCCTagatctacactttcaccaagagaAATTCGGTTCCCCCACTAATCATTtgcgaatcttgttactcttgggtgcttgatcaccctagacggttgaggtcacctcggagccacatttcgttgtggtgaagcttcgtagtgttgttgggagcctctaattcggttgtggagatagccccaaccttgtttgtaaaggttcggttgccgccttcaagggcatcaCTAGTGGAATCGcgacatctcacattgtgtgagggcgtgaggagaatacggtgaccatagtggcttcttggggagcattgttcctccacaccgctccaacggagacgtacttcctctcaaagggaaggaatttcggtaacacttccttgtctcccccgactccacttgtggttatctcttacctttactttgtgcttGCTTTACTTGTGTTGCTTATCTTGCGTACTTGTGGTTTTATCTTTGCTAGCATCGTATAGGTtcttcacctagttgcatatctagacaaactatttgttgctaaccctaatttgttaagaaaagctaaaaattggtagttgcctattcaccccccccccctctagtcaaccatattgatcctttcagtTGACCCAAGATCCTCTTGGCCCGACTCAGAGGAGGATAggatgagggaggaggaggaggagggcggcggcggcttcgacgACCTCAGCGACACCCAAGACCCAACGATGACGACGGGGCTGATGATGAGAAGGAGGGGATTAGAAGGAGGTGTGGGGTCTAAGCACTAGCCTTATTTGTTTGCATTAGCTCAGTGGTGGCCATAGGAAGACGCAACACTAAGATGAGCACGACCACACGACACGGTAAAGCGCAACACGGTGAGCACCTAAGGCTTGCGGTGCCAGAGATCTAGGTTTGGCCAAAAGTGGGAAGAACGGGGGCAGAGATGAATAAAAGTCATAGGTTCTCGACCACGCAGGCGGTTCTGTAAACAAAGCCGCCTTGAATACTTTCAAACTAAAGGCAATTATTGATTTCATACCACCTCCGTAGATCATTACAGACAGTTTAGGATTTCCAACCACCTCCACAGCAAAAATAACTGCCTCCTCTAGATTATTAGAGGCGGCTTTGTTACGTGGGGCCGTAACCGCCTCCGATGGTCGCTGATAATGCTCAGTTTTTCACTAGTGGACTATAGTCGGGAACTCTTCTTAAGCTTGCCGAAGGTTCGGGTCTTGAGCCCTTTCAGTACTGGGGCGTTGGCTCGTTCCACCTACCCGTTACTACAGGGATGGGCGACGATGTCATAGCAGAGACTAATTCGAAGCTCTTCATAGTACTCGGTGAAGGCGACGCTGGTAAACTGCGTGcaattgtcggtgatgatgtggttaCAGACTCCGAAACAGTCGATTGCGATTCTTTCTAAAAAAGGTATATACATAGACGCTCACACATAAGTATGCACACACAGTCCTATAAACATATGCACGCACATCATACTTCTATGAACACTAGTTAATTGCTCGTGCCTTGCAACTGAGGCATACATATTTTAGTGGTTTGCATCAGTTCTGTCTCGTACATACCTTTCACCCATTGCCAGTTTGCCATCCACACACACTTTGAATTTAGAACACATAATTGTGCAGTTGTGTTATGTGAAtaacccaagaagaagaagaaaaaaacatatGTAAGAGGTCGTCGATATCCATCTAGCATCTGCACGGCAGTAAGACGAAAAGAAAAATTGAAGACATAGGAATCTAATCTTGATCTAGCAAAAACAAAAGTGAAGAAAACATGAGCTCGCAGGTGGATGTGAAGATATGGTGACAGGCCGATAGCCTGTTGTTGTGCCGTGCCCCCCGGTGACCCGGCCATCCGGCATCCGGCAACAACGAGTTCGTCCAGTCTTTCAGAAAATCACAAGTACATATTCATCCATGATCCATCCCCCAATGTTAATGTACATAATTAGGGTTTTGATGTATAAATTTTCAATTTAGTCTTTCACAAGTACGTATTCATCCATCCTAATTTTTTTTGGTCCTATTCATGTCTAGGGTTCTAATGTATACATTTCTAATTCTTTGTATCATCTTTTCATCATAATTTTTGTGCATTAGCCTGCCTTACAATGTTGTATAAGAAGCATTTCTCGAGTGctgaaaaaataagaaaaagaaaaaagatctgaaAATTCAAACACTGATGGGGCCCATGTCGTTGAGTTCACCCTAGGGTCTTCCGAAGCATAGGGCCGACCCTGAGTACCGTAAATAGTACTCGCACCGTTCCGAATTTGTTGTCATAGATTTGTCTAGATGGACAATTAATTTAGAACGGCGGTAATAGTATACAGTAACAGATTAGGCAGTACATCTGGCCGGATCCTGCTGCATAGTCCATTTCAGACTTGGAtcttgattttttttttcttttaaccTCTGAGATCTTGATAAACCCCCTGCATCTTTGAAGTATCCCAGCATGCCTGCATGGGCTCCACACGGTTTTTCCAAAGTCGCTTTCTTGGAGGCGTTCGCGAATTCTTCCACACCGATCGAGCATCCTGCTTGATTCGCGGCCTTTTTCCAGCTTCCGACCCGTGCAGGTGGCATGCACGCCCCTCGCGCGAACTGTACTGTTCCCTCCCAAGTCCCCGGCAAGCGTAACACGGGGAGCTTCAAACCGGGTTGATGGTTGTTGATGAAATCAAGGCAACGCGTGCAAGTAAATTGGCCACTGGCCAGTGACTCATCCAGTACCGTGGCCACCCGCTGCCCAACTGTATTCCTCACAACAACGACGATCAACACCACCCAGGCACCCACACGATCCCACAGTGGCAAAAACTTCAGTAGCGAGTAGTAGTAGCGACCACCCACCCTGACATGCACATGGAAACATTCTTCCAAACCAACCATGTAAAAAACTTGAGCAGGCGGGCAGCCCGAAGCGGATGCTCCTGCCGCTTGCCGCTGCCGCCTGCCTCTGCCGGCTCGCGGCAGATTCCCACGACGGAATGATGGGCCACCACCTGGACGAAAAAGGGAAGGCCTCTCCGGTCTCGGCCACGCAGCGATTATAATACGCCCTCCAAACCGCGTGGGCACGGGCACCCCGCGCGAAACAAACTCCGCCGAGACGAGcgcatcatcattccaccacctcCGTCCCATCCCAAGCACACGACACGAGACGAGAGCGCGCGCGCCACCGCTCTGCCAAGCCAGTCCGGGACATGGGCACCACGAACGAGCTGATGCACCGCCACGTCCAGGCGGCCGTGCCGCCGCTTCCCACGTCCTTcgcggcgaccggcggcaggggCATGGTGCCGGCGCAGGGCGGCAGGCAGCGGGCGGGGCTCCCGCCGACGCCGCCCTCGGGGGCCGGCTCCCACTCCCTGCACGTCGCGGACGCGTGCATGCAGATGCAGGACGACTCGGCGCCGCGCAAGGCGCACCGCCGCTCCCGCAGCGACGTCCCGTTCGGCTACTTCCCGCCGCCGTCCCCCAAGACGGAGTCCGGCTGGGGCCTCCCCtgcgccggcggaggcggcggcggcggcggcgacgagctgtTCAACGCGTTCATGAGCATGGAGGGCATGGACGGGCTGAACAGCTCGGATGGAGACAGCCGCGGGAGCAGCATGCCCCCTGCGAACGGCGCCGACAGCAGCGAGAACGAGTCGGAGGACTACGGCGGCGGCGAGAGCCAGGTCTTCCTCTGGGGCGAGGCCGGCAAGAAGAGGAACGCCGCCGGGGAGCCGGCGGCCGCGGCGGCCCGGCACGCGCGGAGCCTGTCCATGGACAGCCTCATGGGGAAGCTGAGCTTCTCGGCCAACGGCGGGGAGCCGAGCAAGTTCAGTCTGGAGTTCGGCAGCGGCGAGTTCACCTCGGCCGAGATGAAGCGGATCATGGCCGACGAGAAGCTCGCCGAGATGGCCCTCGCCGACCCAAAGCGCGTCAAGAGG
This DNA window, taken from Triticum aestivum cultivar Chinese Spring chromosome 1D, IWGSC CS RefSeq v2.1, whole genome shotgun sequence, encodes the following:
- the LOC123168259 gene encoding bZIP transcription factor 29-like, translated to MGTTNELMHRHVQAAVPPLPTSFAATGGRGMVPAQGGRQRAGLPPTPPSGAGSHSLHVADACMQMQDDSAPRKAHRRSRSDVPFGYFPPPSPKTESGWGLPCAGGGGGGGGDELFNAFMSMEGMDGLNSSDGDSRGSSMPPANGADSSENESEDYGGGESQVFLWGEAGKKRNAAGEPAAAAARHARSLSMDSLMGKLSFSANGGEPSKFSLEFGSGEFTSAEMKRIMADEKLAEMALADPKRVKRVLANRQSAARSKERRMRYIAELEHKVQILQTEATTLSAQLTHLQRDSSGLATHNNELKFRLQAMEQQAQLRDALNEALTGEVQRLKQSATSERGGDAGSSSNLAQQMQLRCQNQMLEMHKQQQQIPFYQLEQPEQNGESN